A single region of the Malus sylvestris chromosome 8, drMalSylv7.2, whole genome shotgun sequence genome encodes:
- the LOC126630965 gene encoding uncharacterized protein LOC126630965 translates to MAPRKRKTTEQEEKQLVAQDSGQRVTRSMARPAPSGSSAEPRAVAPARKKAKGAQKKKEPAKEEEVEVEEAEAEAVKEEEDNSGESKAEADAENENKKKKGKEKVEAEAENKEEKGKAKVEDDGEGTEADDDESDKRTFVIEHCKQCKSFKVRADQVKNGLEKGVPGIKVLLNPDKPRKGCLEIREEGGETFLSLLDMKRPFSKMKALNMEEVINDIVEKIK, encoded by the exons ATGGCGCCGAGGAAACGCAAGACTACTGAGCAAGAAGAAAAGCAGCTGGTGGCTCAGGACTCGGGTCAGCGAGTGACTCGGAGTATGGCTCGGCCGGCTCCGAGTGGGAGCTCGGCTGAGCCACGAGCCGTGGCGCCGGCGAGGAAGAAGGCCAAGGGAGCTCAGAAGAAGAAAGAGCCGGCGAAGGAGGAAGAGGTGGAGGTGGAAGAAGCGGAAGCGGAAGCTGTGAAGGAAGAGGAGGACAACTCCGGCGAGAGCAAGGCGGAGGCCGACGCGGAGAAcgagaacaagaagaagaaagggaaggagaaagTGGAGGCCGAGGCGGAGAACAAGGAGGAGAAAGGGAAAGCGAAAGTGGAGGACGACGGAGAAGGTACGGAGGCTGACGACGACGAGTCGGACAAGAGGACCTTTGTGATTGAGCATTG CAAGCAATGCAAGTCATTCAAGGTAAGAGCTGATCAGGTCAAAAATGGTTTGGAGAAAGGTGTTCCTGGCATCAAAGTTCTACTAAACCCTGATAAG CCAAGAAAAGGATGCTTAGAGATACGGGAGGAAGGCGGCGAGACATTCCTCAGTCTTCTG GACATGAAACGACCATTTTCAAAAATGAAGGCGCTGAACATGGAGGAAGTCATTAACGATATAGTTGAAAAAATCAAGTGA
- the LOC126631183 gene encoding glycosyltransferase BC10-like isoform X1: MKKSFAWRPQLMRDTVMSKSRSRPALRRPTWIIALVSFICVFLILAYFYSPKNTASCNLFSSSGCLFGRTPPSPARELTDDETASEVVVREILKTPPLQSKNPKIAFMFLTPGTLPFEELWENFFQGHEDKFTVYVHASKEKPVHASRYFADRDIHSEQMPLIINSQVVWGKFSMVEAEKRLLANALLDPDNQHFVLLSDSCIPLHNFDYVYNYLMYTNVSFIDCFVDPGPHGTGRYSKHMLPEVDRSNFRKGSQWFSIKRQHAIVMMADSLYYTKFKLFCRPNLDGRNCYSDEHYLPTFFNLKDPGGLANWSVTYVDWSEGKWHPRAFRTQDVTYDLLRNITSIAESTHITSEDKKRILNTPCLWNGMKRPCYLFARKFYPETLGKLVQLFSNYTKV, from the exons ATGAAAAAGTCGTTCGCATGGCGGCCGCAACTGATGAGAGATACGGTGATGTCTAAGTCAAGGTCGCGTCCAGCGTTGAGAAGACCAACATGGATCATTGCATTGGTTTCGTTCATCTGTGTTTTTCTGATACTTGCCTACTTCTACTCTCCGAAAAACACTGCCTCCTGCAATCTGTTTTCTTCTAGTGGCTGTCTGTTTGGAAGGACTCCCCCTAGCCCTGCGAGGGAGCTGACCGATGATGAGACTGCGTCGGAGGTTGTAGTTAGGGAGATTCTCAAGACGCCTCCTCTTCAATCCAAGAACCCGAAAATTGCTTTCATGTTTTTGACTCCCGGAACCTTGCCTTTCGAGGAGTTGTGGGAAAATTTCTTCCAA GGCCATGAAGACAAATTTACCGTTTATGTACATGCATCCAAGGAAAAACCAGTACATGCGAGCCGGTATTTTGCTGACAGAGACATACATAGTGAACAG ATGCCATTAATCATAAATTCTCAGGTCGTTTGGGGAAAATTTTCCATGGTTGAGGCAGAGAAGAGACTTTTGGCAAATGCACTTTTAGACCCCGACAACCAACATTTTGTCTTGCTGTCTGATAG TTGCATACCACTGCATAACTTCGATTATGTATATAACTATCTCATGTACACAAACGTCAGCTTTATCGATTG TTTTGTTGATCCTGGTCCGCATGGAACTGGCCGGTATTCAAAACATATGTTGCCTGAAGTTGACAGGAGCAATTTCCGGAAGGGTTCACAG TGGTTCTCTATTAAGCGGCAACACGCAATTGTCATGATGGCGGACAGTCTATACTATACAAAGTTCAAGCTTTTCTGCAGG CCAAACTTGGATGGACGCAACTGCTATTCGGATGAGCATTACTTGCCAACCTTCTTCAAT CTGAAAGATCCTGGTGGACTCGCAAATTGGTCTGTAACATATGTCGATTGGTCTGAAGGGAAGTGGCATCCAAGAGCGTTCAGAACTCAGGATGTTACTTATGACCTTCTTAGGAACATCACG TCCATTGCTGAGAGCACACATATTACAAGCGAAGACAAG AAGCGAATTCTGAACACTCCGTGCTTGTGGAACGGGATGAAGCGACCGTGTTATCTATTTGCCCGAAAGTTCTATCCAGAAACACTGGGGAAACTGGTTCAGCTTTTCTCCAATTACACAAAAGTCTAA
- the LOC126631183 gene encoding glycosyltransferase BC10-like isoform X2, whose amino-acid sequence MKKSFAWRPQLMRDTVMSKSRSRPALRRPTWIIALVSFICVFLILAYFYSPKNTASCNLFSSSGCLFGRTPPSPARELTDDETASEVVVREILKTPPLQSKNPKIAFMFLTPGTLPFEELWENFFQGHEDKFTVYVHASKEKPVHASRYFADRDIHSEQVVWGKFSMVEAEKRLLANALLDPDNQHFVLLSDSCIPLHNFDYVYNYLMYTNVSFIDCFVDPGPHGTGRYSKHMLPEVDRSNFRKGSQWFSIKRQHAIVMMADSLYYTKFKLFCRPNLDGRNCYSDEHYLPTFFNLKDPGGLANWSVTYVDWSEGKWHPRAFRTQDVTYDLLRNITSIAESTHITSEDKKRILNTPCLWNGMKRPCYLFARKFYPETLGKLVQLFSNYTKV is encoded by the exons ATGAAAAAGTCGTTCGCATGGCGGCCGCAACTGATGAGAGATACGGTGATGTCTAAGTCAAGGTCGCGTCCAGCGTTGAGAAGACCAACATGGATCATTGCATTGGTTTCGTTCATCTGTGTTTTTCTGATACTTGCCTACTTCTACTCTCCGAAAAACACTGCCTCCTGCAATCTGTTTTCTTCTAGTGGCTGTCTGTTTGGAAGGACTCCCCCTAGCCCTGCGAGGGAGCTGACCGATGATGAGACTGCGTCGGAGGTTGTAGTTAGGGAGATTCTCAAGACGCCTCCTCTTCAATCCAAGAACCCGAAAATTGCTTTCATGTTTTTGACTCCCGGAACCTTGCCTTTCGAGGAGTTGTGGGAAAATTTCTTCCAA GGCCATGAAGACAAATTTACCGTTTATGTACATGCATCCAAGGAAAAACCAGTACATGCGAGCCGGTATTTTGCTGACAGAGACATACATAGTGAACAG GTCGTTTGGGGAAAATTTTCCATGGTTGAGGCAGAGAAGAGACTTTTGGCAAATGCACTTTTAGACCCCGACAACCAACATTTTGTCTTGCTGTCTGATAG TTGCATACCACTGCATAACTTCGATTATGTATATAACTATCTCATGTACACAAACGTCAGCTTTATCGATTG TTTTGTTGATCCTGGTCCGCATGGAACTGGCCGGTATTCAAAACATATGTTGCCTGAAGTTGACAGGAGCAATTTCCGGAAGGGTTCACAG TGGTTCTCTATTAAGCGGCAACACGCAATTGTCATGATGGCGGACAGTCTATACTATACAAAGTTCAAGCTTTTCTGCAGG CCAAACTTGGATGGACGCAACTGCTATTCGGATGAGCATTACTTGCCAACCTTCTTCAAT CTGAAAGATCCTGGTGGACTCGCAAATTGGTCTGTAACATATGTCGATTGGTCTGAAGGGAAGTGGCATCCAAGAGCGTTCAGAACTCAGGATGTTACTTATGACCTTCTTAGGAACATCACG TCCATTGCTGAGAGCACACATATTACAAGCGAAGACAAG AAGCGAATTCTGAACACTCCGTGCTTGTGGAACGGGATGAAGCGACCGTGTTATCTATTTGCCCGAAAGTTCTATCCAGAAACACTGGGGAAACTGGTTCAGCTTTTCTCCAATTACACAAAAGTCTAA
- the LOC126630948 gene encoding aspartate--tRNA ligase 2, cytoplasmic-like has protein sequence MSTPESQNPSASDLTTDDASSVSKSAAKKAAKKAVKEAKKETPAAAAPSLAVDEQDPLASNYGEVPLVELQSKTAEDVSHWTEVGHLTNALENQSVLIRGRAQTIRAVGNKMSFVVVRERGFTVQCVVTVQPDTVSCQMVKYVAGLSRESIIDVEGVVSVPSVEIKGTTQQVEVQVRKLYCVSRAAVLPINIEDAARSDVEIEKALQAGETLVRVNQDTRLNNRVLDLRTPANQGIFRIQSQVGNIFRQFLISEGFFEIHSPKLIAGSSEGGAAVFKLNYKGQEACLAQSPQLHKQMAICGDFGRIFEIGPVFRAEDSFTHRHLCEFTGLDVEMEIKRHYSEVMDVVGPLFVAMFDSLNKNCAKELEAVARQYPFQPLMYLPETLRLTFEEGVQMLKEAGVEVDPFGDLNTETERKLGQLVLEKYGTEFYILHRYPLAVRPFYTMPCHDNPAYSNSFDVFIRGEEIISGAQRVHVPELLTERAQALGIDVKTISTYIDSFRYGAPPHGGFGVGLERVVMLFCGLNNIRKTSLFPRDPLRLAP, from the exons CTGCGGCGGCCCCCTCTCTCGCCGTCGACGAGCAGGACCCGCTCGCCTCCAACTACGGCGAAGTACCGCTGGTCGAGCTCCAATCGAAGACGGCTGAGGACGTCAGCCACTGGACCGAGGTTGGACACTTGACCAACGCGTTGGAGAACCAGTCCGTGCTGATACGTGGCCGGGCGCAGACGATTCGCGCCGTCGGGAATAAGATGTCGTTTGTTGTCGTCAGAGAGAGGGGGTTTACGGTGCAGTGCGTGGTGACGGTGCAGCCTGACACCGTGAGCTGCCAGATGGTGAAGTACGTCGCCGGGTTGAGCAGAGAGTCGATTATCGATGTTGAAGGCGTCGTGTCTGTTCCTAGTGTCGAGATTAAAGGCACCACGCAGCAG GTGGAAGTTCAAGTAAGGAAATTGTATTGTGTGAGTAGGGCTGCTGTTTTACCAATTAACATTGAGGATGCTGCTAGGAGTGATGTCGAAATCGAAAAGGCTTTGCAG GCCGGAGAAACACTTGTTCGGGTTAATCAGGATACCCGCTTGAATAACCGAGTTCTTGACTTGCGAACACCGGCGAATCAGGGTATATTCCGCATTCAGAGTCAAGTTGGAAAT ATCTTCAGGCAGTTCTTGATATCTGAAGGCTTTTTTGAAATCCACTCGCCAAAGCTGATTGCTGGTTCAAGTGAAGGTGGTGCTGCTGTTTTTAAACTCAATTACAAGGGTCAAGAGGCCTGCCTTGCCCAGTCACCTCAGCTTCACAAGCAGATGGCTATATGTGGTGACTTCGGCCGTATTTTTGAGATTGGTCCTGTTTTTAGAGCTGAGGACTCCTTTACCCATAGGCATTTGTGTGAGTTTACTGGTCTTGATGTTGAAATGGAGATCAAGAGGCACTATTCTGAG GTGATGGACGTTGTTGGTCCATTGTTTGTTGCAATGTTTGACTCCTTGAACAAGAACTGTGCAAAAGAGCTTGAAGCTGTGGCGAGGCAGTATCCTTTCCAACCACTAATG TACTTGCCAGAGACGCTACGTTTAACATTTGAAGAAGGTGTTCAGATGCTCAAG GAAGCTGGGGTTGAAGTGGATCCTTTTGGGGACTTAAACACTGAGACTGAGAGAAAATTGGGCCAACTAGTTCTGGAGAA GTATGGCACCGAGTTCTACATACTGCACCGCTACCCTTTGGCTGTTAGGCCATTCTACACAATGCCTTGCCACGACAATCCCGCTTACAGTAATTCGTTTGACGTTTTTATTCGAG GCGAGGAGATTATTTCTGGAGCACAGCGTGTACACGTTCCAGAGTTATTGACTGAGCGTGCACAGGCACTGGGAATTGACGTGAAGACGATATCAACATATATTGATTCTTTCAG ATACGGTGCACCTCCACATGGTGGATTCGGAGTAGGGCTGGAGCGTGTTGTCATGCTTTTTTGCGGTTTGAATAACATCCGCAAAACTTCTCTTTTCCCTCGCGATCCACTTAGGCTCGCCCCTTAG
- the LOC126630964 gene encoding fasciclin-like arabinogalactan protein 3 translates to MENTKASVILCLALFLVFSSASAFDIVKLLEKQSELSSFTNYLKETKLGDEINKRSTITVLAVDNGGMSSISGKSQDVIKKILSAHVVLDYFDQKKLTGLAGSSKESTLTTMLQSSGQAKDQQGFIIVGKSDGEIAFGSAVKGGKLNAKLVKAVVSQPYNISVLQISNAIEIPDISAASSPAGSPKSSASPASSPSSKSSSDAPSPSDDSAPSQSPKSSKAPSPSDEVSSPPVSGDATPSSSPSSDGPTGSSSSAPSPSAASRAEMAFGAGVVIMGLASLLVA, encoded by the coding sequence atggaGAACACCAAAGCCTCTGTTATCCTCTGCCTTGCCCTCTTCCTTGTCTTCTCTTCGGCCTCTGCCTTTGACATCGTCAAGCTTCTCGAGAAGCAGTCGGAACTGAGCAGCTTCACCAACTACCTCAAGGAGACCAAGCTCGGCGACGAGATCAACAAGCGCAGCACCATCACAGTGTTGGCAGTGGACAATGGGGGCATGTCAAGCATCTCCGGAAAATCCCAAGATGTGATCAAGAAAATCCTCAGCGCACACGTTGTTTTGGATTACTTCGACCAGAAGAAACTGACCGGTTTGGCTGGTTCCAGCAAGGAATCAACCCTAACCACAATGCTCCAGTCCTCTGGCCAGGCCAAGGACCAGCAAGGGTTCATCATTGTCGGTAAGAGCGATGGAGAAATTGCTTTCGGGTCAGCTGTCAAGGGCGGCAAGCTCAACGCCAAGCTCGTGAAAGCCGTTGTCTCCCAGCCCTACAACATTTCAGTTCTTCAAATCTCAAATGCGATTGAAATTCCCGACATTTCTGCTGCCTCTAGCCCTGCCGGCTCGCCAAAGTCCTCCGCATCACCAGCTTCTTCTCCATCAAGCAAATCATCCTCTGATGCTCCCAGTCCCTCTGATGACAGTGCCCCAAGCCAATCACCCAAGTCATCAAAGGCACCCTCGCCGTCGGATGAGGTTTCATCCCCACCGGTTTCTGGTGATGCTACACCTTCATCCTCACCATCTAGTGATGGACCAACCGGATCATCAAGCTCTGCACCTTCACCGTCTGCTGCTTCACGTGCTGAGATGGCTTTTGGCGCCGGAGTGGTGATCATGGGTTTGGCTTCCCTTTTGGTTGCTTAA